A genomic stretch from Anoplolepis gracilipes chromosome 16, ASM4749672v1, whole genome shotgun sequence includes:
- the Glut1 gene encoding solute carrier family 2, facilitated glucose transporter member 1 isoform X7 — protein sequence MADSRGFKPINQLWQSATVPTDQDSECLYEEIPGLPGPQDTDQPAGAGVGHAAQREEEEEEENVGGSRASLDFGVQVGDSGDWWGDQSGGREDIVAGGGTIPRSRTLGRNGRSGSGASGGGGARSRSGSTDRRHQPSAADRARQQNIVVVGRVEDERYAARRSHVEPSTGAVLPPPAATSLKLTRGRPTSQSTVARYLHSASTNASATHHHHHHHGLHGQYPPPTGARTTGRQHRHHHSSRGAFSNETQEEVQEDDEATLRELLVSVNVLDNVVDLLARTNQRDSRGDYVCGNSLQKQVSVMSMNLSAKLDELQRGDRQLETTVALCEIRTQLQELTKSVESCQSEVSEVKRDMVAIKHELDTVQQVKEEIEELREYVDRLEEHSHRRKLRLLEQGLTLFLSYAILAAVLGMLQFGYNTGVINAPEVNIENFMKDVYKDRYGEDISDDSVKTLYSVAVSIFAIGGMVGGFSGGTIANRFGRKGGLLLNNVLGIVGACLMGFTKLAESYEMLFFGRFIIGVNCGLNTSLVPMYISEIAPLNLRGGLGTVNQLAVTVGLLVSQVLGIEQILGTNEGWPVLLGLAICPAILQLLLLPVCPESPRYLLITKQWEEEARKALRRLRASNQVEEDIEEMRAEERAQQAESTISMTELICSPTLRAPLVIGVVMQLSQQLSGINAVFYYSTNLFTSSGLTDESAKFATIGIGAIMVGMTLVSIPLMDRTGRRTLHLYGLGGMFIFSIFITISFLIKEFFGYVQEMIDWMSYISVVSTLCFVVFFAVGPGSIPWMITAELFSQGPRPAAMSIAVLVNWMANFLVGIGFPSMKTSLENYTFLPFSAFLAIFWIFTYKKVPETKNKTFEEILALFRHGNDRSSLRDSRLYGSMLNCVNALEGHIPPAESAALMVAEEKPHPDSL from the exons ATGGCCGATTCACGCGGCTTCAAGCCAATAAACCAGTTGTGGCAGAGCGCGACAGTGCCGACGGATCAGGATTCGGAGTGTCTGTACGAGGAGATCCCGGGCCTCCCGGGGCCTCAGGATACGGATCAGCCGGCTGGTGCCGGCGTTGGGCACGCGGCGCagagggaggaggaggaagaggaggagaacGTCGGCGGCAGCAGGGCAAGTCTCGATTTCGGCGTTCAGGTTGGAGATAGCGGCGACTGGTGGGGCGATCAGTCCGGGGGCCGGGAGGACATCGTCGCCGGCGGTGGTACCATCCCCCGTAGCAGGACCCTCGGAAGGAACGGCCGATCGGGATCGGGTGCgagcggcggcggtggcgcgAGATCGCGCAGCGGATCGACCGATCGGCGTCATCAGCCGTCGGCAGCGGATCGGGCGCGCCAGCAAaacatcgtcgtcgtcggcagGGTGGAGGACGAGCGGTATGCCGCGCGCAGGAGCCACGTGGAGCCCAGTACAGGCGCCGTATTGCCACCTCCTGCGGCTACCAGCCTCAAGCTGACCAGGGGGCGACCAACGAGTCAGAGCACTGTCGCCCGTTACTTGCACTCGGCCAGCACCAACGCCTCGGCGACGCAccaccatcatcatcatcacggATTGCACGGCCAGTATCCACCGCCAACCGGCGCCAGGACGACCGGCAGGCAGCATCGCCATCATCACTCTAGCCGCGGCGCGTTCAGTAATGAGACGCAGGAAGAGGTACAGGAGGACGATGAAGCCACTCTACGGGAGTTGCTCGTAAG TGTCAATGTGCTCGACAATGTTGTCGATCTGCTCGCCCGTACGAATCAGCGAGATTCACGCGGGGATTATGTGTGTGGAAACAGTCTGCAGAAACAGGTCAGCGTTATGAGTATGAACTTGAGTGCCAAGCTGGACGAGCTGCAGCGGGGTGACCGCCAGCTGGAGACCACCGTCGCTCTCTGCGAGATCCGCACGCAGCTGCAGGAACTCACGAAGAGCGTAGAGTCTTGTCAGAGCGAGGTCAGCGAGGTGAAGCGGGACATGGTCGCGATTAAG CACGAACTAGATACGGTACAGCAAGTTAAGGAAGAGATAGAGGAATTACGAGAGTACGTGGATCGACTGGAAGAGCACTCCCATCGGCGGAAACTTAGGCTCCTGGAGCAG GGATTGACGCTTTTCCTATCGTATGCGATACTGGCAGCCGTATTAGGAATGTTGCAGTTTGGTTACAACACTGGAGTGATTAACGCGCCTGAAGTG aatatagaGAATTTTATGAAAGATGTGTACAAGGATAGATACGGAGAGGATATTTCGGATGATTCTGTCAAGACATTATACTCCGTAGCCGTGAGCATATTCGCGATCGGTGGTATGGTGGGTGGTTTCAGTGGAGGAACAATCGCCAACAGATTTGGCAG AAAGGGAGGCTTACTGCTAAACAACGTGCTGGGCATCGTGGGGGCGTGCCTGATGGGTTTCACAAAGCTCGCTGAGTCGTACGAAATGTTATTCTTCGGACGGTTCATCATCGGTGTCAATTGTGGCTTGAATACCTCGTTGGTTCCCATGTACATATCGGAAATAGCGCCATTGAACCTGAGAGGCGGCCTAGGCACGGTGAACCAGCTCGCTGTTACGGTGGGCCTCCTGGTCTCCCAGGTGCTGGGCATCGAACAAATCCTTGGAACAAACGAGGGTTGGCCCGTTCTCTTAGGACTAGCTATCTGTCCTGCCATTCTACAGTTATTGCTGCTTCCAGTTTGCCCGGAATCTCCCAG ATATTTGCTCATTACTAAACAGTGGGAGGAAGAAGCTCGAAAAGCTTTGAGAAGGTTGAGAGCCAGTAACCAAGTGGAAGAAGATATTGAAGAGATGAGAGCGGAGGAACGAGCTCAACAAGCTGAATCTACAATCTCGATGACCGAGCTTATATGCAGCCCAACTTTAAGAGCACCTCTCGTTATTGGTGTGGTTATGCAACTTTCGCAGCAGCTTTCGGGTATCAATGCC gtattttattattctacgAATCTGTTCACTAGTTCTGGTTTAACGGACGAGAGTGCCAAGTTTGCAACCATTGGCATTGGTGCCATTATGGTTGGTATGACGCTAGTGTCCATCCCGCTCATGGATAGGACAGGAAGGCGTACATTGCACTTGTATGGTCTTGGTGGCATGtttatcttttcaatattCATCACAATTTCGTTTCTCATAAAG GAGTTCTTTGGCTATGTGCAGGAAATGATTGACTGGATGTCCTACATCTCGGTGGTGTCTACTTTATGCTTTGTCGTGTTCTTCGCCGTGGGACCCGGATCCATCCCTTGGATGATCACGGCGGAACTGTTTTCGCAAGGCCCCAGACCCGCCGCCATGTCCATCGCGGTTCTTGTCAATTGGATGGCTAATTTCTTGGTCGGCATCGGTTTTCCAAGCATGAAG ACTAGCCTTGAAAACTACACGTTCCTACCGTTCAGTGCATTTCTAGCCATCTTCTGGATCTTCACGTACAAGAAGGTTCCTGAGACCAAGAATAAAACATTCGAAGAGATTCTAGCTTTATTCAGGCATGGTAATGACAG GAGCAGCTTGCGGGACAGCAGACTTTATGG GAGCATGCTAAACTGTGTGAATGCATTAGAGGGACACATACCGCCAGCAGAGAGCGCAGCCCTGATGGTGGCAGAGGAGAAGCCACATCCTGATTCAT TATAA
- the Glut1 gene encoding solute carrier family 2, facilitated glucose transporter member 1 isoform X10, with amino-acid sequence MADSRGFKPINQLWQSATVPTDQDSECLYEEIPGLPGPQDTDQPAGAGVGHAAQREEEEEEENVGGSRASLDFGVQVGDSGDWWGDQSGGREDIVAGGGTIPRSRTLGRNGRSGSGASGGGGARSRSGSTDRRHQPSAADRARQQNIVVVGRVEDERYAARRSHVEPSTGAVLPPPAATSLKLTRGRPTSQSTVARYLHSASTNASATHHHHHHHGLHGQYPPPTGARTTGRQHRHHHSSRGAFSNETQEEVQEDDEATLRELLVSVNVLDNVVDLLARTNQRDSRGDYVCGNSLQKQVSVMSMNLSAKLDELQRGDRQLETTVALCEIRTQLQELTKSVESCQSEVSEVKRDMVAIKHELDTVQQVKEEIEELREYVDRLEEHSHRRKLRLLEQGLTLFLSYAILAAVLGMLQFGYNTGVINAPEVNIENFMKDVYKDRYGEDISDDSVKTLYSVAVSIFAIGGMVGGFSGGTIANRFGRKGGLLLNNVLGIVGACLMGFTKLAESYEMLFFGRFIIGVNCGLNTSLVPMYISEIAPLNLRGGLGTVNQLAVTVGLLVSQVLGIEQILGTNEGWPVLLGLAICPAILQLLLLPVCPESPRYLLITKQWEEEARKALRRLRASNQVEEDIEEMRAEERAQQAESTISMTELICSPTLRAPLVIGVVMQLSQQLSGINAVFYYSTNLFTSSGLTDESAKFATIGIGAIMVGMTLVSIPLMDRTGRRTLHLYGLGGMFIFSIFITISFLIKEFFGYVQEMIDWMSYISVVSTLCFVVFFAVGPGSIPWMITAELFSQGPRPAAMSIAVLVNWMANFLVGIGFPSMKTSLENYTFLPFSAFLAIFWIFTYKKVPETKNKTFEEILALFRHGNDRSSLRDSRLYGEEELATNSSRETILSDVTTANHTHATDKL; translated from the exons ATGGCCGATTCACGCGGCTTCAAGCCAATAAACCAGTTGTGGCAGAGCGCGACAGTGCCGACGGATCAGGATTCGGAGTGTCTGTACGAGGAGATCCCGGGCCTCCCGGGGCCTCAGGATACGGATCAGCCGGCTGGTGCCGGCGTTGGGCACGCGGCGCagagggaggaggaggaagaggaggagaacGTCGGCGGCAGCAGGGCAAGTCTCGATTTCGGCGTTCAGGTTGGAGATAGCGGCGACTGGTGGGGCGATCAGTCCGGGGGCCGGGAGGACATCGTCGCCGGCGGTGGTACCATCCCCCGTAGCAGGACCCTCGGAAGGAACGGCCGATCGGGATCGGGTGCgagcggcggcggtggcgcgAGATCGCGCAGCGGATCGACCGATCGGCGTCATCAGCCGTCGGCAGCGGATCGGGCGCGCCAGCAAaacatcgtcgtcgtcggcagGGTGGAGGACGAGCGGTATGCCGCGCGCAGGAGCCACGTGGAGCCCAGTACAGGCGCCGTATTGCCACCTCCTGCGGCTACCAGCCTCAAGCTGACCAGGGGGCGACCAACGAGTCAGAGCACTGTCGCCCGTTACTTGCACTCGGCCAGCACCAACGCCTCGGCGACGCAccaccatcatcatcatcacggATTGCACGGCCAGTATCCACCGCCAACCGGCGCCAGGACGACCGGCAGGCAGCATCGCCATCATCACTCTAGCCGCGGCGCGTTCAGTAATGAGACGCAGGAAGAGGTACAGGAGGACGATGAAGCCACTCTACGGGAGTTGCTCGTAAG TGTCAATGTGCTCGACAATGTTGTCGATCTGCTCGCCCGTACGAATCAGCGAGATTCACGCGGGGATTATGTGTGTGGAAACAGTCTGCAGAAACAGGTCAGCGTTATGAGTATGAACTTGAGTGCCAAGCTGGACGAGCTGCAGCGGGGTGACCGCCAGCTGGAGACCACCGTCGCTCTCTGCGAGATCCGCACGCAGCTGCAGGAACTCACGAAGAGCGTAGAGTCTTGTCAGAGCGAGGTCAGCGAGGTGAAGCGGGACATGGTCGCGATTAAG CACGAACTAGATACGGTACAGCAAGTTAAGGAAGAGATAGAGGAATTACGAGAGTACGTGGATCGACTGGAAGAGCACTCCCATCGGCGGAAACTTAGGCTCCTGGAGCAG GGATTGACGCTTTTCCTATCGTATGCGATACTGGCAGCCGTATTAGGAATGTTGCAGTTTGGTTACAACACTGGAGTGATTAACGCGCCTGAAGTG aatatagaGAATTTTATGAAAGATGTGTACAAGGATAGATACGGAGAGGATATTTCGGATGATTCTGTCAAGACATTATACTCCGTAGCCGTGAGCATATTCGCGATCGGTGGTATGGTGGGTGGTTTCAGTGGAGGAACAATCGCCAACAGATTTGGCAG AAAGGGAGGCTTACTGCTAAACAACGTGCTGGGCATCGTGGGGGCGTGCCTGATGGGTTTCACAAAGCTCGCTGAGTCGTACGAAATGTTATTCTTCGGACGGTTCATCATCGGTGTCAATTGTGGCTTGAATACCTCGTTGGTTCCCATGTACATATCGGAAATAGCGCCATTGAACCTGAGAGGCGGCCTAGGCACGGTGAACCAGCTCGCTGTTACGGTGGGCCTCCTGGTCTCCCAGGTGCTGGGCATCGAACAAATCCTTGGAACAAACGAGGGTTGGCCCGTTCTCTTAGGACTAGCTATCTGTCCTGCCATTCTACAGTTATTGCTGCTTCCAGTTTGCCCGGAATCTCCCAG ATATTTGCTCATTACTAAACAGTGGGAGGAAGAAGCTCGAAAAGCTTTGAGAAGGTTGAGAGCCAGTAACCAAGTGGAAGAAGATATTGAAGAGATGAGAGCGGAGGAACGAGCTCAACAAGCTGAATCTACAATCTCGATGACCGAGCTTATATGCAGCCCAACTTTAAGAGCACCTCTCGTTATTGGTGTGGTTATGCAACTTTCGCAGCAGCTTTCGGGTATCAATGCC gtattttattattctacgAATCTGTTCACTAGTTCTGGTTTAACGGACGAGAGTGCCAAGTTTGCAACCATTGGCATTGGTGCCATTATGGTTGGTATGACGCTAGTGTCCATCCCGCTCATGGATAGGACAGGAAGGCGTACATTGCACTTGTATGGTCTTGGTGGCATGtttatcttttcaatattCATCACAATTTCGTTTCTCATAAAG GAGTTCTTTGGCTATGTGCAGGAAATGATTGACTGGATGTCCTACATCTCGGTGGTGTCTACTTTATGCTTTGTCGTGTTCTTCGCCGTGGGACCCGGATCCATCCCTTGGATGATCACGGCGGAACTGTTTTCGCAAGGCCCCAGACCCGCCGCCATGTCCATCGCGGTTCTTGTCAATTGGATGGCTAATTTCTTGGTCGGCATCGGTTTTCCAAGCATGAAG ACTAGCCTTGAAAACTACACGTTCCTACCGTTCAGTGCATTTCTAGCCATCTTCTGGATCTTCACGTACAAGAAGGTTCCTGAGACCAAGAATAAAACATTCGAAGAGATTCTAGCTTTATTCAGGCATGGTAATGACAG GAGCAGCTTGCGGGACAGCAGACTTTATGG GGAAGAGGAGCTCGCCACTAACTCTAGCAGGGAGACCATCCTATCTGACGTCACCACTGCCAACCATACTCACGCTACCGATAAACTATAG
- the Glut1 gene encoding solute carrier family 2, facilitated glucose transporter member 1 isoform X13, translating to MADSRGFKPINQLWQSATVPTDQDSECLYEEIPGLPGPQDTDQPAGAGVGHAAQREEEEEEENVGGSRASLDFGVQVGDSGDWWGDQSGGREDIVAGGGTIPRSRTLGRNGRSGSGASGGGGARSRSGSTDRRHQPSAADRARQQNIVVVGRVEDERYAARRSHVEPSTGAVLPPPAATSLKLTRGRPTSQSTVARYLHSASTNASATHHHHHHHGLHGQYPPPTGARTTGRQHRHHHSSRGAFSNETQEEVQEDDEATLRELLVSVNVLDNVVDLLARTNQRDSRGDYVCGNSLQKQVSVMSMNLSAKLDELQRGDRQLETTVALCEIRTQLQELTKSVESCQSEVSEVKRDMVAIKHELDTVQQVKEEIEELREYVDRLEEHSHRRKLRLLEQGLTLFLSYAILAAVLGMLQFGYNTGVINAPEVNIENFMKDVYKDRYGEDISDDSVKTLYSVAVSIFAIGGMVGGFSGGTIANRFGRKGGLLLNNVLGIVGACLMGFTKLAESYEMLFFGRFIIGVNCGLNTSLVPMYISEIAPLNLRGGLGTVNQLAVTVGLLVSQVLGIEQILGTNEGWPVLLGLAICPAILQLLLLPVCPESPRYLLITKQWEEEARKALRRLRASNQVEEDIEEMRAEERAQQAESTISMTELICSPTLRAPLVIGVVMQLSQQLSGINAVFYYSTNLFTSSGLTDESAKFATIGIGAIMVGMTLVSIPLMDRTGRRTLHLYGLGGMFIFSIFITISFLIKEFFGYVQEMIDWMSYISVVSTLCFVVFFAVGPGSIPWMITAELFSQGPRPAAMSIAVLVNWMANFLVGIGFPSMKTSLENYTFLPFSAFLAIFWIFTYKKVPETKNKTFEEILALFRHGNDREEELATNSSRETILSDVTTANHTHATDKL from the exons ATGGCCGATTCACGCGGCTTCAAGCCAATAAACCAGTTGTGGCAGAGCGCGACAGTGCCGACGGATCAGGATTCGGAGTGTCTGTACGAGGAGATCCCGGGCCTCCCGGGGCCTCAGGATACGGATCAGCCGGCTGGTGCCGGCGTTGGGCACGCGGCGCagagggaggaggaggaagaggaggagaacGTCGGCGGCAGCAGGGCAAGTCTCGATTTCGGCGTTCAGGTTGGAGATAGCGGCGACTGGTGGGGCGATCAGTCCGGGGGCCGGGAGGACATCGTCGCCGGCGGTGGTACCATCCCCCGTAGCAGGACCCTCGGAAGGAACGGCCGATCGGGATCGGGTGCgagcggcggcggtggcgcgAGATCGCGCAGCGGATCGACCGATCGGCGTCATCAGCCGTCGGCAGCGGATCGGGCGCGCCAGCAAaacatcgtcgtcgtcggcagGGTGGAGGACGAGCGGTATGCCGCGCGCAGGAGCCACGTGGAGCCCAGTACAGGCGCCGTATTGCCACCTCCTGCGGCTACCAGCCTCAAGCTGACCAGGGGGCGACCAACGAGTCAGAGCACTGTCGCCCGTTACTTGCACTCGGCCAGCACCAACGCCTCGGCGACGCAccaccatcatcatcatcacggATTGCACGGCCAGTATCCACCGCCAACCGGCGCCAGGACGACCGGCAGGCAGCATCGCCATCATCACTCTAGCCGCGGCGCGTTCAGTAATGAGACGCAGGAAGAGGTACAGGAGGACGATGAAGCCACTCTACGGGAGTTGCTCGTAAG TGTCAATGTGCTCGACAATGTTGTCGATCTGCTCGCCCGTACGAATCAGCGAGATTCACGCGGGGATTATGTGTGTGGAAACAGTCTGCAGAAACAGGTCAGCGTTATGAGTATGAACTTGAGTGCCAAGCTGGACGAGCTGCAGCGGGGTGACCGCCAGCTGGAGACCACCGTCGCTCTCTGCGAGATCCGCACGCAGCTGCAGGAACTCACGAAGAGCGTAGAGTCTTGTCAGAGCGAGGTCAGCGAGGTGAAGCGGGACATGGTCGCGATTAAG CACGAACTAGATACGGTACAGCAAGTTAAGGAAGAGATAGAGGAATTACGAGAGTACGTGGATCGACTGGAAGAGCACTCCCATCGGCGGAAACTTAGGCTCCTGGAGCAG GGATTGACGCTTTTCCTATCGTATGCGATACTGGCAGCCGTATTAGGAATGTTGCAGTTTGGTTACAACACTGGAGTGATTAACGCGCCTGAAGTG aatatagaGAATTTTATGAAAGATGTGTACAAGGATAGATACGGAGAGGATATTTCGGATGATTCTGTCAAGACATTATACTCCGTAGCCGTGAGCATATTCGCGATCGGTGGTATGGTGGGTGGTTTCAGTGGAGGAACAATCGCCAACAGATTTGGCAG AAAGGGAGGCTTACTGCTAAACAACGTGCTGGGCATCGTGGGGGCGTGCCTGATGGGTTTCACAAAGCTCGCTGAGTCGTACGAAATGTTATTCTTCGGACGGTTCATCATCGGTGTCAATTGTGGCTTGAATACCTCGTTGGTTCCCATGTACATATCGGAAATAGCGCCATTGAACCTGAGAGGCGGCCTAGGCACGGTGAACCAGCTCGCTGTTACGGTGGGCCTCCTGGTCTCCCAGGTGCTGGGCATCGAACAAATCCTTGGAACAAACGAGGGTTGGCCCGTTCTCTTAGGACTAGCTATCTGTCCTGCCATTCTACAGTTATTGCTGCTTCCAGTTTGCCCGGAATCTCCCAG ATATTTGCTCATTACTAAACAGTGGGAGGAAGAAGCTCGAAAAGCTTTGAGAAGGTTGAGAGCCAGTAACCAAGTGGAAGAAGATATTGAAGAGATGAGAGCGGAGGAACGAGCTCAACAAGCTGAATCTACAATCTCGATGACCGAGCTTATATGCAGCCCAACTTTAAGAGCACCTCTCGTTATTGGTGTGGTTATGCAACTTTCGCAGCAGCTTTCGGGTATCAATGCC gtattttattattctacgAATCTGTTCACTAGTTCTGGTTTAACGGACGAGAGTGCCAAGTTTGCAACCATTGGCATTGGTGCCATTATGGTTGGTATGACGCTAGTGTCCATCCCGCTCATGGATAGGACAGGAAGGCGTACATTGCACTTGTATGGTCTTGGTGGCATGtttatcttttcaatattCATCACAATTTCGTTTCTCATAAAG GAGTTCTTTGGCTATGTGCAGGAAATGATTGACTGGATGTCCTACATCTCGGTGGTGTCTACTTTATGCTTTGTCGTGTTCTTCGCCGTGGGACCCGGATCCATCCCTTGGATGATCACGGCGGAACTGTTTTCGCAAGGCCCCAGACCCGCCGCCATGTCCATCGCGGTTCTTGTCAATTGGATGGCTAATTTCTTGGTCGGCATCGGTTTTCCAAGCATGAAG ACTAGCCTTGAAAACTACACGTTCCTACCGTTCAGTGCATTTCTAGCCATCTTCTGGATCTTCACGTACAAGAAGGTTCCTGAGACCAAGAATAAAACATTCGAAGAGATTCTAGCTTTATTCAGGCATGGTAATGACAG GGAAGAGGAGCTCGCCACTAACTCTAGCAGGGAGACCATCCTATCTGACGTCACCACTGCCAACCATACTCACGCTACCGATAAACTATAG